The Natronosporangium hydrolyticum nucleotide sequence GGGTTGGGTGTGTCGCGGTTTGTGGAGGTGGGTCCGGGTGGGGTGTGGGCTGGGGTGGTTCGTGAGGGTGATGGTGGTGGTGTGGCGGGTGATGGTGGTGGGTTGGTGGTTGGGTCGTTGTGGGGTGGGGTTGGTGGGTTGGGTGAGGTGGAGGGGTTGTTGGTGGGTGTGTCGCGGGTGTGGGTGTCGGGTGGGGTGGTGGATTGGTCTCGGGTGTTGGTTGGTGGTCGGTGGGTGGATCTGCCGACGTATGCGTTCCAACACAAGCGGTATTGGCTGGAGTCCCTGCCCAGTGGCGGCGATGTAACCGGGGCGGGCCAGCAGTCGGTCGGGCACCCGCTATTGGCCGCGGCCGTGCCCAGCGCTGTCGACGATGGTGTGGTGTTGACGGGGCGGTGGTCGTTGGCGACGCATCCGTGGCTTGCTGATCATGTGGTGCAGGGGCGGGTGATTGTGCCGGGGACGGCGTTTGTTGAGTTGGTTTTGCATGCGGGTGAGCGGGTTGGGGCTTCGGTGGTGCGGGAGTTGGCGTTGGAGGCGCCGTTGGTGTTGCCGGAGTCGGGTGGTGTGGCGGTGCAGGTGGTGGTGGGTGGTGTGGATGGTGTGGGTGGTCGGTCGGTGGCTGTGTATTCGTGTGTTCAGGATGGGGTTGTGGGGCGGGAGTGGGTTCGGCATGGGGTGGGTGTGTTGGGTTCGGGTGGTTTGGGTGGTGGGGTTGGTGTGTTGGGTGAGTGGCCGCCGGTGGGTGGGGTGCGGTTGGAGGTGGGTGATGCGTATGAGCGGTTGGGTGTTCGGGGTTATGGCTATGGTCCGGTGTTTCGGGGGTTGCGGGGGGCGTGGCGGCGTGGTGATGAGGTGTTTGCGGAGGTGGTGTTGCCGGAGGGGGTTGATGGTTCCGGGTTTGGTCTGCATCCGGCACTCTTCGACGCGGCTATGCACGCGGATCTCCTCGGTGACGGACCCACACTTATGCCGTTTGTGTGGAATGACGTTCGACTCCATGCTGAGGGCGCTCAAGCACTTCGAGTCCGAATCAGACGCCTGCGTGGCGACGAACTGTCCAAGATAGAAATCTTCGACGTTGCGGGGAATCCGGTTGCAGCGGTTGGCTCGCTGGTCTCGCGTCCGGTCTCGGAAGGCCAGCTCTCCGCCGGACCGGCGGCCGGGCATGAGTCCCTTCTGCGCATCGACTGGCAGCCAAGGCCGGTGACGAGGACGCCTCTCCCCGCGGGATTGGTAACCATCGGGGCGCCACTCTTCGGCGAATACGGCTCTCATCAGGTCGCTGACGTGGCTGAATTGCGGGCGACCCTGGATCAAGGCGGAGTAGCACCGGAGCTGGCGCTGCTTGGGCTGCCTCCGGCGGACCCGGCGGGAGACTTCGACCCGTCGATTGAAGCGGCGGCGGCGACCGCGGCGGTGATGGCGACAATCCAAGAATTCCTTGCCGATCCCCGACTGGCAAGTTGTCAGCTGATCGTGGTTACTCAGAACGGAGTGATGCTGCCGCAGGACGAACCTGGTGACGAGGAAGCACATCAGCGGTCGCTACTGGCCCGAGCCCCATTGTGGGGGTTGGTCCGGGCTGCGGAGGCGGAGAATCCTGGTCGGTTCGGGTTGGTGGATGTGGATGGTGTGGGGGATGTTGCGGGTGTGGTTGGGGGGTTGGTGGGTGAGGGTGAGCCTGAGGTGGTGGTACGGGGTGGTGGGGTGTTTGTGCCGCGGTTGGTGCGGGTGTCGGAGGTGGCGGGGTCGGTGGGCAGTGGTGGGTCGGTTGGTGGTTTTGGTGGTGGTGCGGTGTTGGTGACTGGTGGTACGGGTGGTTTGGGGGCGTTGGTGGCGCGGCATTTGGTGGTGGGGTGTGGGGTGCGGGATGTGGTGTTGGTGAGTCGTCGTGGGTGGGGTGCGGTGGGGGTTGAGGGTTTGGTGGGGGAGTTGGAGTCGGTTGGTGCGCGGGTGCGGGTGTTTGGGTGTGATGTGGGTGATCGGGAGGCGTTGGTGGGGTTGTTGGGTGAGGTTGGTGGTGGGTTGTCGGGGGTGGTGCATGCGGCTGGGGTGGCTGGTGGGGGGACGGTTGATGTGTTGGATGCGGATGGGGTGGGTGAGGTGTTCCGGTCGAAGGTGTGTGGGGCGTGGTATTTGCATGAGTTGACGCGGGATTTGGAGTTGTCGGCGTTTGTGTTGTTCTCGTCGGCGGGTGGTTTGGTGTTGGCGGCTGGTCAGGGCGATTATGCGGCGGCGAATGTGTTCCTGGACGCGTTGGCGGTGCATCGTCGGGCGTTGGGGCTGCCGGGGCAGTCGTTGGCGTGGGGGATGTGGCAGGAGAACACCGGGCTCGGTGGCGAGCTCACCGCCGGTGACCTTCGACGTATGGCGCGGCTGGGCATGCCCGCGCTGACCCGGGCCGAGGGAATCGAACTATTTGACCTGGCTATCAGCTCGGAGGAGCCGGTGCTGGTGCCGCTCCGCGTTGATCCGGTTGCGATCGGCCGGCGACCAGACGCGATACCAGCCATGTTGCGGTCCATCGCGCACAAGCCGCACCGGCGCAGAGCGAGCCGCGCGAGTGGATCAGCGACCGAACTGGGCCGCCAGCTCTCCGCGCTCGCCGATGGCGAGATCGACCGGACCTTGCTGCAGCTGGTTCGGGACCAGGTCGCCACCGTGCTCGGCTATGAGGACGCTCAGGAGCTTGACACCCGTCGGGCTTTCAAAGAGCTGGGCTTCGACTCATTGGCTGCGGTTGAACTTCGAAATGCACTGGGTGCTACGACCGGCCTGAGTCTCCCCGCGACCCTTGTATTTGACTACCCTAACGCTCAGTCGGTGGCCGAGTTCCTGCGTGAGAAGCTCGTCGGTGAACGGGTTGAAGCCGAGGTTGTCTCGGCTGTACCGATAGCATCGGCGACCACCGACGATCCGGTGGTGATCGTCGGAATGAGCTGCCGGTATGCCGGCGGGGTAGCGACGCCCGCGGAGCTGTGGCAGCTCCTCATGGACGAGGTCGATGCGATTACCTCGTTCCCCGAAGATCGGGGTTGGGATATCGCCGGGATCTACGACCCGGAGCCTGGGAAGGCCGGCAAGAGTTACACCCGCGAAGGTGGCTTTCTCCACGATGCCGCCGCGTTCGACCCGGAGTTCTTTGGGATTGGCCCCCGGGAAGCGCTCGCCATGGACCCACAGCAGCGACTCCTGCTAGAGGCGGCCTGGGAGGCATTCGAGCGGGCGGGCATTGATCCGACGTCAATGCGCGGAAGCAACACCGGCGTTTTCGCTGGTGTCATGTATGACGATTACGGGCCGCGGTTGAAGCAACCGCCTAAAGACGTTATCGGCTACCTGGCGAACGGAAGCTCAGGCAGCGTCGTTTCTGGTCGGGTCTCCTACCTTATGGGACTGGAAGGCCCGGCAATGACTATCGACACCGCGTGCTCATCATCGCTTGTCGCGCTTCACCTAGCTGCCCAGTCGGTTCGGAACGGCGAGTGCAGTATGGCTTTGGCCGGTGGCGTTACCGTACTCTCCACGACGGATCTTTTCGTCGATTCGAGCCGGCAGGGGGTTCTATCGCCGAACGGTCGATGCAAGTCCTTCGCTTCGGCGGCCGATGGTGTGGGATGGGCCGAGGGCGTCGGCCTGCTGTTGGTGGAACGTCTCTCCGACGCACGGCGAAACGATCATCCGGTTTTGGCGGTCGTGCGGGGTTCGGCGGTGAATCAGGATGGGGCGTCGAACGGTTTGACCGCTCCGAATGGTCCGTCGCAGGAGCGGGTCATCCGAAAGGCCTTGGCCTCGGCAGGTCTGTCGACCCAGGATGTCGACGCGGTTGAGGCCCACGGATCTGGCACGAGACTCGGGGACCCCATCGAGGCTCAGGCGCTGTTGGCGACGTACGGCGAGGGTCGGGAACGTCCGCTAATGCTGGGTTCTATCAAGTCGAATATTGGTCACGCGCAGGCTGCAGGTGGTGTCGCCGGTGTGATCAAGATGGTGTTGGCGTTGCGGTTTGGGTGGTTGCCGCGGACGTTGCATGTGGATGTGCCGTCGGGTGAGGTGGATTGGTCGTCTGGTGGGGTGGAGTTGTTGCGGGAGGCGGTGGAGTGGCGTTCGGTGGGTGGTCGGGTGCGGCGGGCGGGGGTGTCGTCGTTTGGGATTAGTGGGACGAATGCGCATGTGATCGTTGAGGAGGCGCCGCCGGTGGAGGCGGGGGTGTCGGCGGGGTCGCCGGTGGAGGTGTCGGCGGGGGAGGCTGCTGCTGTTGGTGGTGGGTTGCCGGTGGTGTTGCCGGTGTCGGGTGTGGGTTGGGGTGGGTTGCGGGGGCAGTTGGGTGGGTTGGTGGGTTTGGTGGGTGGTGGGGGTGTGGGTTTGGGTGATGTGGGTTGGTCGTTGGGTGTGGGTCGGGCGGGGTTGGGGTGTCGGGCGGTGGTGGTGGCTGATGGTGGTGGTGTTGATGGTGGTGTTGGTGGGGTGGTGGGTTTGTTGTCGGGGGTTGCTGGTGGTGGTGGTGAGGTGGTGGGTGTGGGTGGTTCGGTGGTGTTGGGTGAGGTGGTGGGTGGTCGGACGGTGTTTATGTTTTCGGGTCAGGGGTCGCAGCGGGTGGGTATGGGTCGTGGGTTGTATGGGGCGTTTGGTGTGTTTCGTGAGGTGTTTGATGAGGTGTGTGGGGTGTTTGATGGGTTGTTGGGGTGTGGGTTGCGGGGTGTGGTGTTTGAGGGTGTGGGTGGTGATGTGGATCGGACGGTGTTTGCGCAGGCGGGGTTGTTTGCGGTGGAGGTGGCGTTGTTTCGGTTGTTGGAGTCGTGGGGTGTGGGTGTGGATGTGGTGGTGGGGCATTCGGTGGGTGAGGTGGCGGCGGCGTATGTGGTGGGGGTGTTGGGGTTGGAGGATGCGTGTCGGTTGGTGGTTGGTGGGGCGGGGGTTGTGGAGTCGGGTGGGGTGGGTGGGTTTGGTGAGTTGGTTGGTGGGTTGGGTTTGGGTGGGGTTTCGGGTGGGGTGGTGGCGGTGTCGTCGGTGTTGGGTGGGGTGGTGGGTGGGGAGTGGTCGGATCCGGGGTTTTGGGTGTCGCAGGTGGGTGCTGGGGTGAGGTTTGGTGATGTGGTGGGTTGTTTGCGGGGGTTGGGTGTGTCGCGGTTTGTGGAGGTGGGTCCGGGTGGGGTGTGGGCTGGGGTGGTTCGTGAGGGTGATGGTGGTGGTGTGGCGGGTGATGGTGGTGGGTTGGTGGTTGGGTCGTTGTGGGGTGGGGTTGGTGGGTTGGGTGAGGTGGAGGGGTTGTTGGTGGGTGTGTCGCGGGTGTGGGTGTCGGGTGGGGTGGTGGATTGGTCTCGGGTGTTGGTTGGTGGTCGGTGGGTGGATCTGCCGACGTATGCGTTCCAACGCCAGCGCTACTGGCTCATGGACGGAGCTACAACGTCGGGCGACTTGGCCGAAGTGGGACTCACCGGGGTTGAGCATCCGTTGCTGTCGGTGGCCGTGCCCAGCGCTGTCGACGATGGTGTGGTGTTGACGGGGCGCTGGTCACTGGCGACGCATCCGTGGCTCGGCGACCACATGGTTCACGGGACGGTTGTGGTGCCCGGATCGCTCTTCGTGGAGTTGGCGTTGACTGCCGGAGAGCGACTCGCCGCGGGAGAGCTACGTGAGCTGACTCAGGAGGCTCCACTCCTGCTCAACTCCGCCGCCGCAGTGACCGTGCAGGTGATCGTCGGAGGCAAGGGTGATGACGGGAAACGGCCCTTGACTATCTACTCAAGAGACGAAACGCGGGCCGACGACCCGGGCGCCTGGGCACGGCACGCTAGCGGCCTGCTTGGTAGCGGAAGCGGCCAGCCGGAGCTATACGTCGGCGTGTGGCCGCCGCCGGGCGCCGATCCCCTGGACATCACCAGCGCATATCAGCGAGCCGCCGAAGATGGCTACGGCTACGGGCCATTGTTCCAAGGGCTACGCGTGGCGTGGCGCGTCGGCGACGAGGTCTATGGCGAAGTGGCATTGCCCGACGGTGAGATAACGGCGGCGCGGTCATTCGGTCTTCACCCCGCCCTTCTCGACTCTGCGCTTGACGCCGCGGGCTTCGTCGCAGATGAGTCCGATCCGAGTGCGACTACTCTGGTTCCCTTCGCGTGGCAGAACGTGGTGCTCCAATCGGGTGGTGCGGCAGCGGTGCGCGTTCGCGTCAGCCGTTGCGGCGACAACGGAGCGATCTCGCTGCGACTCTTCGACTCTGCGGGGCAACCGGTCGCGAGTATCGGCTCGTTGTCGCTACGTCCAGTAACCGCCGCCCAGCTTGCCTCGGGCGGGGCCCCGCCCGACTCGCTCTTCCGGATCGAGTGGCAGTCAGCCACGTTGCCTGACGGTGTGGCTGTGAGCTCCGCAATGATCGGGCGAGGCGGCTCTGAAGAGTCGACAGCGGGCTTTGCCAAACCGGCTAGCCTCGCCGCCCTACGCGCCAGCTTGGACAATGGCCAGCCTTCACCGGAGCTGGTCGCCTACACCATCGCCACGGAACTGATTGACGATACGTCAGCTACCTTGCCGGAGCGGCTGCGTCGAGTGTTGGCAGAGGTGCTCGAGCTGATTCAGGAGTGGTTGAGCGACCCTCGACTGGTCGAGTCGCGGCTAGTGCTGGTCGCCGAATGCCCGGAGCCGTCCCCCATCGGCGTGATCGCTCGTGCCGTGGCTGGACTGGTTCGAGCCGCCGAGTCGGAGAACCCAGGGCAGTTCGCAATGCTGCACAAGTCACCTTCGGCAGCGCTGCCCCGGCGGCTCCCCGCCGACGAGCCGGAGCTTCTCGTGACTCCGGACGGCACAGTGACCGTACCTCGGCTGGTTCCAGCAGGCGCCAGCCAGGGCGGATTTGGTGGTTTTGGTGGTGGTGCGGTGTTGGTGACTGGTGGTACGGGTGGTTTGGGGGCGTTGGTGGCGCGGCATTTGGTGGTGGGGTGTGGGGTGCGGGATGTGGTGTTGGTGAGTCGTCGTGGGTGGGGTGCGGTGGGGGTTGAGGGTTTGGTGGGGGAGTTGGAGTCGGTTGGTGCGCGGGTGCGGGTGTTTGGGTGTGATGTGGGTGATCGGGAGGCGTTGGTGGGGTTGTTGGGTGAGGTTGGTGGTGGGTTGTCGGGGGTGGTGCATGCGGCTGGAGTGGTGGATGACGGGGTGGTGAGTGGGTTGTCGGTGGAGCGGTTGGGGCGGGTTTTGTCGGCGAAGGTGGATGGTGCGTGGGGGTTGCACGAGTTGTTGGGGGAGGTGCCGCTGATCTTCTTCTCGTCGGCGTCCGGCACGGTCGACGCTGCTGGGCAGGGAGGTTATGCGGCGGCGAACGCGGCCCTGGACGGGTTGGCGGAGTATCGCCGGGCGCAGGGGCTGCCGACTGTGTCGCTGGCCTGGGGACTCTGGCAACCGGACGAGGTCGATGATCACATGCCGGCGAGCGCCATGACCAGTCAGCTGACCGAGGTCGACCTGGAACGGCTCCGACGGTTGGGGACGCTGCCGCTCAGCTCAGCCGACGGGCTCGCGCTCTTCGACGTGGCCATCGCGCATGGTGCTCCCGTACTCATCCCGCTGCCGGTGGACCGTGATGCGCTCCGGCTACGGATCGGGGAGGTCCCGGCAGCACTGCGTAGTCTCGCCGGAGTGGACCCGACGGCTGCGGCGGCGTTGACGCCGGCCTCGGACTCGGCACCGACCGAGCTCTCAATGGCTGAGCAGCTCGCCGGTCTTCGGAGAGACGATCAGATTAGGTTCACCCTGGAGCTGGTCTGCACCCACGTCGCGACGGTGCTCGGCATCGTCGATCCCAAGAAGATTGATGTGGACCGGGGGTTCCTGGACCTGGGGCTGGATTCACTGTCCGCGCTGGAACTTCGAAACAGCCTGGCCAAGGTCACCGGCCTCCGTCTTCCCGCCACATTGATTTTCGACTATCCGTCGCCTCGTCCGCTAGCCGAGCTGATTCGTACGGAGCTTTGCCCGGAGGCTGGGCAGGATGTTGAGGAGACAGACGAGGAAGCCTGCCGCCGGGCCATCCGCTCTATCCCGGTGTCCCGGCTCCAGGAAGCAGGGCTGTTAGAGAGTCTGTTGGCGCTTGCTGCCACGGAAGCCGAATCCGGCGACTCCGCCGAGTCAGCCACCGGGGCAGCCACCACCGAGGAGAGTGCCGAAGCGATCAGGTCGATGGACGTGGACGACCTGGTCCGTGCCGCCTTCGCCCAGCGGGATAACACCCTTCCAGAGGAGTGAATCAATGAGCACCTCCGCGGACCAGGTTGTCGCAGCTCTCCGTGAATCACTGCTTGAAAACGAACGTTTGCGTCGGCAGAACGATCGCTTGACCGCAGCGTCTACCGAGCCGATCGCGATTGTGGGGATGGGGTGTCGGTTGCCGGGGGGTGTGGGGTCTCCGGAGGATTTGTGGGATTTGGTGTGGGCGGGTGTGGATGCGGTGGGTCCGTTTCCGCGGGATCGTGGGTGGGATGTGGAGGGGTTGTTTGATCCGGATGGGGAGCGGGCGGGGTCGAGTTATGTGGTGGAGGGTGGGTTTCTGTATGACGCGGCTGGTTTTGATGCGGAGTTTTTTGGGATTAGTCCGCGTGAGGCGTTGGCGATGGATCCGCAGCAGCGGTTGTTGTTGGAGGTGTCGTGGGAGGCGTTGGAGCGGGCGGGTATTGATCCTTCGGGGCTGCGGGGGAGCCGTACCGGTGTGTACGCCGGGGTGATGTACCACGACTATGCCGGAAGCAACAGCGACGGAAGTTTGGTCTCTGGTCGGGTGGCGTATCACCTTGGTCTGGAGGGGCCGGCGGTGACGGTGGATACGGCGTGTTCGTCGTCGTTGGTGGCGTTGCATCTGGCGGTGCAGGCGTTGCGTAGTGGCGAGTGCGGTATGGCGTTGGTGGGTGGGGTGACGGTGATGGCCACACCGGAGACCTTTGTGGAGTTTAGTCGGCAACAAGGGTTGGCGCGGGATGGTCGGTGTAAGTCGTTTTCGGCGGATGCGGATGGTACGGGGTGGGCGGAGGGCGCTGGTGTGCTGGTTTTGGAGCGGTTGTCGGATGCGCGGGCGGCGGGTCGTCGGGTGTTGGCGGTGGTGCGGGGTTCGGCGGTGAATCAGGATGGGGCGTCAAGTGGTTTCAGTGCGCCGAATGGTCCGGCGCAGGAGCGGGTGATTCGGGC carries:
- a CDS encoding SDR family NAD(P)-dependent oxidoreductase, whose protein sequence is MCRTREWSASMSQPADSAFDHAVDEEPTLLRQRLQPFPAPERLGWLTDLVGTETAAVLNGILPEPVSTVDVDAAFQELGFDSLAAVELQARLANATGMDLPVTLVFDHPTPLAVARFLLAVAFGEEPDIGEEKVGPVPIGTGLDEPIAIVGIGCRFPGGVTSPEELWRLIADDRHVSEPFPEDRGWDLDSLFDSDPGQPGTSYVRAGGFLPDAAEFDAEFFGIGPREAAAMDPQQRLVLETTWEAIERANIDPTSLRGSRTGVFVGAEPQEYGPRLYEAPAGLDGYLLTGNAPSVISGRVAYWFGWEGPTLTVDTACSGSLVALHLACQAIRRGEVPLAIAGGVAVMGGPGTFTAFSRQRGLAPDGRCKPFAAAADGTGFAEGVGIFVLERLSDAHRNGHRVLAVVRGSAINSDGASNGLTAPNGPSQQRVIRQALADAGLTVGEVDVVEAHGTGTRLGDPIEAQALLATYGRRDPQRPPLWLGSVKSNIGHAQAAAGAAGVIKMVLAMRHDALPRTLHVDEPTPHVDWESGAVQLLTEAQPWPGTDRRRRAGVSSFGVSGTNAHVIIEEAPPSTNAAPTPGSPTVAPYLLSARSPQALRAQAAQLAPVLAAEREPGALAWTLAQARAGLPERLAVLAADHAEALRGMRAVADGGSGPELLTATPSGGKLGFLFTGQGAQRPGMGRELYQTYPVYAEALDEVLDHLDIHFEQPVRDVLFAQSGSATAALLDQTQYAQAALFAVGVALYRQFESWGVTPDLLLGHSLGELTAAHVAGVLDLPDAALLVSARGQLMQALPAGGAMVAISAPEDDVRRVLAVTGGAVDIAAVNGPAAVVVSGDSAAVARVTAELEADGRRCLPLRVSHAFHSPLMEPMLEKLRRVASTLTFHEPRLPIVSNVSGERATDGEHSSPDYWVHHVRRAVRFQDGMRALAAAGVTTYLELGPDAVLTTLGRACLAAQGPTTTGDQQETALLTPAVRRGHEEPRQIVEALTLLHLRGRPVAWRRFFPHRDTDFVDLPTYPFQRQRYWLGPGSTASAAGIGQTPVDHPVLASQLELANDGRLVLTGRVSLTGHQWLADHVLAGQPLLPGTLFVELARQAGEPGGTPYLEELTLQTPLAMPAGRAAVLQVVLGAADETGRRAIEIYASASASEPAATWVRHASGVLGGTPSRSEPVTSAWAAEWPPPGAAAIDLADWYPTLARQGYEYGAAFQSLRGAWRRGDELFVDVGLPEAVHDGRSFGVHPVLLDGVLQSTELLTGGDGAPGIQLPFAWQHVQWYSLGVTSVRARVVEAGDGVQLELADINGVPVASVGAFVTRPAAAQPVADSAIDPADGALYQVNWLPVPTDPPSTPVGWAYWEPEAQTKPASTVAVYHCSEPAPGASTADAAEAATTTVLAVLHEWLSRPRTVDAPLVVTTRGAVAAADTDQLTGLAQAGVWGLVRAAQAEHPGAFLLLDLDESAPVPAGDRLGRLLAQAVGAGETEFAYRDNALLTARLGRVAPSADEEPAQRRLPTDWASHGTILITGGTGGLGRAVARHLASEHGAGHLLLVSRRGEAAPDATEFLAELATYGTEVSVAACDLTDPGALAALLSTIPAHRPLNAVIHAAGVLDNALVESLTPEQIRAVHAPKAAAAWHLHQLTADQDLAAFVLFSSSAGLLDGAGQANYAAANTFLDALAGHRRATGRPAHSLAWGLWSDADGMGAELAASDRRRIDRLGLAPLRTRRSLALLDAALAEDSGCYVPVGIDEAALRTRGEKLPGLLRSLVRVSNRARHATTVSVDGEGPTLARSWSNLADAARRRAALTLVLGHTAAVLGHAHPEAVDPDRAFNELGFDSLAAVELRNALSSVLKITLPPTLVFDYPTPNAVAAVVLERVVGAEAPPPSVVVHDRGTDEPIAIVGMGCRLPGGVGSPEDLWDLVWAGVDAVGPFPRDRGWDVEGLFDPDGERAGSSYVVEGGFLYDAAGFDAEFFGISPREALAMDPQQRLLLEVSWEALERAGIDPSGLRGSRTGVYAGVMYHDWASRLGSVPEDIAGYLGNGSLASVVSGRVAYHLGLEGPAVTVDTACSSSLVALHLAVQALRSGECAMALAGGVTVMATPDTFVDFSRQRGLAADGRCKSFSADADGTGWAEGAGVLVLERLSDARAAGRRVLAVVRGSAVNQDGASNGLTAPNGPAQERVIRAALGSAGVGVGDVDVVEGHGTGTSLGDPIEVGALLGTYGRGRGGVGPLWLGSLKSNIGHAQAAAGVAGVIKMVLALRFGWLPRTLHVDVPSGEVDWSSGGVELLREAVEWRSVGGRVRRAGVSSFGISGTNAHVIVEEAPPVEAGVSAGSPVEVSAGEAAAVGGGLPVVLPVSGVGWGGLRGQLGGLVGLVGGGGVGLGDVGWSLGVGRAGLGCRAVVVADGGGVDGGVGGVVGLLSGVAGGGGEVVGVGGSVVLGEVVGGRTVFMFSGQGSQRVGMGRGLYGAFGVFREVFDEVCGVFDGLLGCGLRGVVFEGVGGDVDRTVFAQAGLFAVEVALFRLLESWGVGVDVVVGHSVGEVAAAYVVGVLGLEDACRLVVGGAGVVESGGVGGFGELVGGLGLGGVSGGVVAVSSVLGGVVGGEWSDPGFWVSQVGAGVRFGDVVGCLRGLGVSRFVEVGPGGVWAGVVREGDGGGVAGDGGGLVVGSLWGGVGGLGEVEGLLVGVSRVWVSGGVVDWSRVLVGGRWVDLPTYAFQHKRYWLESLPSGGDVTGAGQQSVGHPLLAAAVPSAVDDGVVLTGRWSLATHPWLADHVVQGRVIVPGTAFVELVLHAGERVGASVVRELALEAPLVLPESGGVAVQVVVGGVDGVGGRSVAVYSCVQDGVVGREWVRHGVGVLGSGGLGGGVGVLGEWPPVGGVRLEVGDAYERLGVRGYGYGPVFRGLRGAWRRGDEVFAEVVLPEGVDGSGFGLHPALFDAAMHADLLGDGPTLMPFVWNDVRLHAEGAQALRVRIRRLRGDELSKIEIFDVAGNPVAAVGSLVSRPVSEGQLSAGPAAGHESLLRIDWQPRPVTRTPLPAGLVTIGAPLFGEYGSHQVADVAELRATLDQGGVAPELALLGLPPADPAGDFDPSIEAAAATAAVMATIQEFLADPRLASCQLIVVTQNGVMLPQDEPGDEEAHQRSLLARAPLWGLVRAAEAENPGRFGLVDVDGVGDVAGVVGGLVGEGEPEVVVRGGGVFVPRLVRVSEVAGSVGSGGSVGGFGGGAVLVTGGTGGLGALVARHLVVGCGVRDVVLVSRRGWGAVGVEGLVGELESVGARVRVFGCDVGDREALVGLLGEVGGGLSGVVHAAGVAGGGTVDVLDADGVGEVFRSKVCGAWYLHELTRDLELSAFVLFSSAGGLVLAAGQGDYAAANVFLDALAVHRRALGLPGQSLAWGMWQENTGLGGELTAGDLRRMARLGMPALTRAEGIELFDLAISSEEPVLVPLRVDPVAIGRRPDAIPAMLRSIAHKPHRRRASRASGSATELGRQLSALADGEIDRTLLQLVRDQVATVLGYEDAQELDTRRAFKELGFDSLAAVELRNALGATTGLSLPATLVFDYPNAQSVAEFLREKLVGERVEAEVVSAVPIASATTDDPVVIVGMSCRYAGGVATPAELWQLLMDEVDAITSFPEDRGWDIAGIYDPEPGKAGKSYTREGGFLHDAAAFDPEFFGIGPREALAMDPQQRLLLEAAWEAFERAGIDPTSMRGSNTGVFAGVMYDDYGPRLKQPPKDVIGYLANGSSGSVVSGRVSYLMGLEGPAMTIDTACSSSLVALHLAAQSVRNGECSMALAGGVTVLSTTDLFVDSSRQGVLSPNGRCKSFASAADGVGWAEGVGLLLVERLSDARRNDHPVLAVVRGSAVNQDGASNGLTAPNGPSQERVIRKALASAGLSTQDVDAVEAHGSGTRLGDPIEAQALLATYGEGRERPLMLGSIKSNIGHAQAAGGVAGVIKMVLALRFGWLPRTLHVDVPSGEVDWSSGGVELLREAVEWRSVGGRVRRAGVSSFGISGTNAHVIVEEAPPVEAGVSAGSPVEVSAGEAAAVGGGLPVVLPVSGVGWGGLRGQLGGLVGLVGGGGVGLGDVGWSLGVGRAGLGCRAVVVADGGGVDGGVGGVVGLLSGVAGGGGEVVGVGGSVVLGEVVGGRTVFMFSGQGSQRVGMGRGLYGAFGVFREVFDEVCGVFDGLLGCGLRGVVFEGVGGDVDRTVFAQAGLFAVEVALFRLLESWGVGVDVVVGHSVGEVAAAYVVGVLGLEDACRLVVGGAGVVESGGVGGFGELVGGLGLGGVSGGVVAVSSVLGGVVGGEWSDPGFWVSQVGAGVRFGDVVGCLRGLGVSRFVEVGPGGVWAGVVREGDGGGVAGDGGGLVVGSLWGGVGGLGEVEGLLVGVSRVWVSGGVVDWSRVLVGGRWVDLPTYAFQRQRYWLMDGATTSGDLAEVGLTGVEHPLLSVAVPSAVDDGVVLTGRWSLATHPWLGDHMVHGTVVVPGSLFVELALTAGERLAAGELRELTQEAPLLLNSAAAVTVQVIVGGKGDDGKRPLTIYSRDETRADDPGAWARHASGLLGSGSGQPELYVGVWPPPGADPLDITSAYQRAAEDGYGYGPLFQGLRVAWRVGDEVYGEVALPDGEITAARSFGLHPALLDSALDAAGFVADESDPSATTLVPFAWQNVVLQSGGAAAVRVRVSRCGDNGAISLRLFDSAGQPVASIGSLSLRPVTAAQLASGGAPPDSLFRIEWQSATLPDGVAVSSAMIGRGGSEESTAGFAKPASLAALRASLDNGQPSPELVAYTIATELIDDTSATLPERLRRVLAEVLELIQEWLSDPRLVESRLVLVAECPEPSPIGVIARAVAGLVRAAESENPGQFAMLHKSPSAALPRRLPADEPELLVTPDGTVTVPRLVPAGASQGGFGGFGGGAVLVTGGTGGLGALVARHLVVGCGVRDVVLVSRRGWGAVGVEGLVGELESVGARVRVFGCDVGDREALVGLLGEVGGGLSGVVHAAGVVDDGVVSGLSVERLGRVLSAKVDGAWGLHELLGEVPLIFFSSASGTVDAAGQGGYAAANAALDGLAEYRRAQGLPTVSLAWGLWQPDEVDDHMPASAMTSQLTEVDLERLRRLGTLPLSSADGLALFDVAIAHGAPVLIPLPVDRDALRLRIGEVPAALRSLAGVDPTAAAALTPASDSAPTELSMAEQLAGLRRDDQIRFTLELVCTHVATVLGIVDPKKIDVDRGFLDLGLDSLSALELRNSLAKVTGLRLPATLIFDYPSPRPLAELIRTELCPEAGQDVEETDEEACRRAIRSIPVSRLQEAGLLESLLALAATEAESGDSAESATGAATTEESAEAIRSMDVDDLVRAAFAQRDNTLPEE